Proteins from one Malaya genurostris strain Urasoe2022 chromosome 2, Malgen_1.1, whole genome shotgun sequence genomic window:
- the LOC131430918 gene encoding cysteine desulfurase, mitochondrial, which produces MLTISHRLCGIVSRQLVCRSVSLAGIEKRDFSSDKFSIKDEVLDGRPLYLDAQATTSLDPRVLDAMIPYLTAYYGNPHSRTHAYGWESEEAMEKARSQVASLIGADTKEIIFTSGATESNNISVKGVARFYGTKKKHVITTQTEHKCVLDSCRALEGEGFRVTYLPVQQSGLIKLDDLDKAITDDTSLVSIMTVNNEIGVMQPVAEIGKLCKSKKVFFHTDAAQAFGKVPIDVNKMNIDLMSISGHKIYGPKGIGALYVRRRPRVRIEPIQSGGGQERGIRSGTVPTPLVVGLGAACEIASREMEYDHKWMEFLSKRLMDKIFAALPQVIRNGDPVHTYPGCINLSFAFVEGESLLMALKDVALSSGSACTSASLEPSYVLRAIGADEDLAHSSIRFGIGRFTTIEEVDYTAEKCIKHVTRLREMSPLWEMVQEGIDIKTIQWSQH; this is translated from the exons ATGTTGACTATTTCGCATAGACTCTGCGGAATAGTATCCCGGCAGTTAGTATGCCGTTCTGTCTCTTTGGCAGGTATTGAAAAACGAGATTTCAGCTCGG ATAAGTTTAGTATCAAAGATGAGGTACTGGATGGACGACCCCTTTATTTGGATGCACAAGCTACTACATCACTG GATCCTCGTGTGTTAGATGCAATGATACCGTATTTGACTGCATATTATGGCAATCCACATTCTCGAACCCATGCCTATGGTTGGGAATCAGAGGAAGCGATGGAGAAAGCACGTTCGCAAGTTGCCAGTTTGATAGGAGCTGatacaaaagaaataatattcACGTCTGGAGCAACCGAATCTAACAACATATCAGTCAAAGGTGTGGCTAGATTCTACGGAACTAAGAAAAAGCATGTTATTACGACGCAAACGGAGCACAAATGTGTTTTGGATTCTTGCCGTGCCTTAGAGGGCGAGGGATTTCGAGTAACATACTTACCTGTACAACAAAGTGGGCTTATCAAATTGGATGACTTGGACAAGGCTATAACTGATGATACTTCTCTTGTATCGATAATGACTGTTAATAATGAGATTGGTGTCATGCAACCAGTAGCCGAAATTGGAAAGTTGTGTaaatcaaaaaaggtgttctttCATACTGATGCCGCTCAAGCATTCGGCAAGGTTCCGATAGATGTGAATAAAATGAACATAGATTTGATGTCAATATCAGGGCATAAGATATACGGTCCTAAAGGAATCGGTGCGCTCTATGTAAGGCGCAGGCCGCGCGTACGAATCGAGCCTATTCAAAGCGGTGGTGGCCAAGAACGAGGAATTCGAAGTGGAACAGTTCCTACACCGTTGGTAGTAGGATTAGGAGCTGCGTGTGAAATCGCCAGTCGCGAGATGGAATACGATCACAAATGGATGGaatttctttcaaaacgtttAATGGATAAAATTTTTGCTGCTTTGCCGCAAGTTATTCGCAACGGGGATCCAGTACATACTTACCCGGGTTGTATCAATCTCTCATTTGCTTTCGTTGAGGGTGAATCTCTGCTGATGGCACTGAAGGATGTAGCTCTTTCGAGTGGATCAGCCTGTACGTCAGCTTCCCTAGAGCCTTCGTATGTCCTTCGTGCTATTGGAGCCGACGAAGATCTAGCACATAGTTCGATTCGTTTTGGAATTGGACGGTTTACTACTATCGAAGAAGTTGATTATACCGCCGAAAAATGTATAAAACATGTTACTAGACTGCGTGAAATGTCTCCTTTGTGGGAAATGGTTCAGGAAGGTATTGACATCAAAACTATTCAGTGGTCTCAACATTAG
- the LOC131430919 gene encoding pre-mRNA-splicing factor ATP-dependent RNA helicase DHX16 — MSRRRKDSSSSSEDSSIDSEEEARRRDIQERDEFSQRLKKKDEGRTRNVVESTSRKAYEEAAKRLKLEADDRDKLLPKLRIQSRRQYLEKRKDDKVAELEADILDDEYLFEASEITERERQDREYKKKLLQIAKDHEKARELERVQRYHMPKDIKKGEKEEYVEVDEREKMPNSEQKKWEAEQLASAVYKFGSKDAKQQEEYELLLDDQIDFVQALRLDGTKPKEEKPYVSEAERKKMDIEETKKSLPVYPFKEDLIAAIKEHQILIIEGETGSGKTTQIPQYLFEAGFTNDGKKIGCTQPRRVAAMSVAARVAQEMNVKLGNEVGYSIRFEDCTSERTVIKYMTDGTLHREFLSEPDLGTYSVMIIDEAHERTLHTDILFGLVKDIVRFRVDLKLLISSATLDAEKFSEFFDDAPIFRIPGRRFPVDIYYTKAPEADYIDACVVSVLQIHATQPLGDILVFLTGQEEIEACQEMLQDRVKRLGSKLKELLILPIYANLPSDMQAKIFEPTPPNARKVVLATNIAETSLTIDNIIYVIDPGFAKQNNFNSRTGMETLMVVPISKASANQRAGRAGRVAPGKCFRLYTAWAYKHELEDNTVPEIQRINLGNAVLMLKALGINDLLHFDFLDPPPHETLVLALEQLYALGALNHHGELTKLGRRMAEFPVDPMMAKMLLASEKYKCSEEVVSIAAMLSVNGAIFYRPKDKIIHADTARKNFNHPHGDHISLLQVYNQWAETDFSTQWCYENFIQFRSMKRARDVREQLVGLMQRVEIEMVSGLPETTNIRKAITAGYFYHISRLSKGGNYKTAKHNQAVMIHPNSALFEELPRWVLYHELVFTTKEYMRSVIEIESKWLLEVAPHYYKPKELEDSTNKKMPKTIGRATLTEA; from the exons ATGAGTCGTAGAAGGAAAGATAGTTCGTCCTCCTCGGAGGACAGTAGCATTGACAGTGAGGAAGAAGCTCGTCGACGTGATATTCAGGAACGCGATGAGTTTTCTCAACGATTGAAGAAAAAAGATGAAGGTCGTACCAGGAACGTCGTTGAATCGACCAGCAGAAAGGCCTACGAAGAAGCAGCTAAACGACTGAAACTCGAAGCAGATGATCGAGACAAGTTGTTACCGAAACTAAGAATTCAGTCACGTCGACAATATCTGGAGAAACGTAAGGATGACAAAGTTGCGGAACTTGAAGCGGACATTTTGGACGATGAATATCTGTTTGAGGCATCGGAAATTACTGAAAGGGAACGGCAGGATCGAGAGTACAAGAAAAAATTGCTCCAAATTGCAAAGGATCATGAAAAAGCAAGGGAACTGGAGCGAGTTCAAAGGTACCATATGCCGAAAGACATCAAGAAAGGCGAAAAAGAGGAATATGTGGAGGTAGATGAACGGGAAAAAATGCCCAATTCAGAACAGAAAAAATGGGAAGCAGAACAGTTGGCCTCGGCAGTATATAAATTTGGATCCAAAGATGCGAAACAACAGGAAGAGTACGAATTACTGCTGGATGATCAGATTGATTTTGTACAGGCTTTACGTCTTGATGGTACCAAACCCAAAGAGGAGAAACCATATGTTTCCGAAGCAGAACGAAAGAAAATGGATATAGAAGAAACGAAAAAATCGCTTCCGGTTTATCCGTTCAAGGAAGATCTGATAGCTGCTATTAAAGAACATCAAATTTTAATCATTGAAGGAGAAACCGGTTCCGGCAAGACTACCCAAATTCCACAGTACCTTTTCGAAGCAGGATTCACTAATGATGGCAAAAAGATTGGGTGCACTCAGCCGCGTCGAGTGGCCGCAATGTCGGTAGCAGCACGTGTGGCACAGGAAATGAATGTCAAGCTTGGTAATGAGGTTGGATACAGTATTCGCTTTGAGGATTGTACATCCGAGAGGACTGTTATTAAATACATGACGGACGGTACACTTCACCGAGAATTTTTATCTGAACCTGACCTAGGGACGTACAGTGTTATGATAATCGACGAAGCTCATGAGAGAACATTACATACGGACATTCTTTTCGGACTTGTCAAAGATATTGTCAGATTTCGAGTGGACTTAAAGTTACTTATCTCCAGTGCCACATTGGATGCGGAAAAGTTTTCGGAATTTTTCGATGATGCCCCCATTTTTCGAATTCCTGGTCGAAGGTTTCCG GTTGATATCTACTATACTAAAGCTCCTGAAGCCGATTACATTGATGCTTGTGTTGTGTCAGTGCTACAAATTCATGCAACTCAACCGCTTGGTGATATTCTGGTGTTTCTCACAG GTCAAGAAGAGATTGAAGCATGTCAAGAGATGCTACAAGATCGCGTTAAGCGGCtaggatcaaaattgaaagagTTATTGATTTTGCCAATCTACGCGAATTTGCCCTCAGACATGCAGGCTAAGATATTCGAGCCTACGCCTCCCAACGCACGTAAAGTAGTATTAGCGACAAACATTGCCGAAACATCTCTCACCATCGATAATATCATTTACGTGATAGACCCGGGTTTCGCGAaacagaacaattttaattctcGCACTGGAATGGAAACTTTGATGGTAGTTCCCATATCGAAGGCTTCTGCAAATCAACGTGCCGGACGAGCCGGTCGCGTTGCACCTGGTAAATGCTTCCGATTGTATACTGCTTGGGCTTACAAACATGAATTGGAGGACAATACCGTACCCGAAATTCAACGAATCAATTTGGGCAACGCCGTGTTGATGTTGAAAGCATTGGGAATCAACGACCTTCTgcattttgattttttggaTCCCCCTCCGCATGAGACATTAGTGTTGGCACTGGAACAGCTGTATGCTCTGGGAGCTTTGAATCATCATGGAGAACTTACTAAGCTTGGCCGGAGAATGGCCGAATTTCCCGTTGATCCGATGATGGCAAAAATGCTACTAGCAAGCGAAAAGTACAAATGCTCCGAAGAAGTCGTTTCAATTGCCGCTATGCTATCCGTCAACGGAGCCATTTTCTATCGTCCCAAGGATAAAATTATCCACGCTGACACGGCTcgcaaaaatttcaatcatcCGCACGGAGATCACATTAGTTTATTACAAGTCTACAATCAATGGGCTGAAACGGATTTTAGCACACAATGGTGCTACGAAAACTTCATCCAATTCCGATCCATGAAACGCGCTCGTGATGTTCGAGAGCAACTGGTCGGTTTAATGCAGCGAGTAGAAATTGAAATGGTCTCCGGTCTGCCAGAGACCACCAACATCCGGAAAGCTATTACTGCTGGTTATTTTTATCATATTTCGCGCCTCTCTAAGGGTGGCAACTACAAAACAGCGAAACACAACCAAGCCGTCATGATTCATCCCAATTCAGCTCTGTTCGAAGAACTACCACGATGGGTGCTGTACCACGAGTTGGTGTTCACTACAAAGGAGTACATGCGATCGGTGATTGAAATCGAGAGCAAGTGGTTGCTGGAGGTGGCACCGCACTACTACAAACCAAAAGAGTTGGAAGATTCCACCAACAAAAAAATGCCGAAAACGATCGGTCGAGCGACTTTAACCGAGGCATAG
- the LOC131430920 gene encoding zinc finger protein 664-like, producing MSAFHAKIENICRLCLSGDDNLESIFVGSGTELLQMIIYDCTTVKVSPKHGYPTSICIPCKAKVENFHLFREQCIQNDEYLRSTFLEPEIVIKTEPDFIITGPGNEEDDDDDDDDIDEADIEEWDESESNYISEDDQMNSSIKQDSYLHRELSTNNNIDINNSSAQIPRFRCEFCSAEYSVLEQLEKHITSHKEEKIFKCFYCPKTFHFAKNLNMHIEYIHSKVKYSQKIATKSINVAQHCRLVNNEINNTASINTSGAQNMNNILIRNGKPTTIHSASSTGRIPAARVSNHECHVCHKSFNDLRQHMLLHDGEKPYKCDVCSKSFFNASTLKTHYRVHSDENPFRCTTCTKVFDNARSLELHYRTHTGERPYSCDVCLKKFSCSSNLKRHRKLHDRD from the exons ATGAGTGCTTTTCA TGCAAAAATAGAAAACATTTGCAGGCTTTGCTTGTCCGGCGATGACAACTTGGAATCTATTTTTGTTGGTAGCGGGACCGAGCTGCTGCAGATGATAATTTACGACTGCACAACAGTGAAG GTATCTCCGAAACATGGATATCCAACTTCGATCTGTATACCATGCAAGgcaaaagttgaaaatttcCACTTGTTTCGTGAACAGTgcattcaaaacgacgaataccTACGATCGACCTTCCTCGAGCCGGAAATTGTGATTAAAACAGAGCCAGACTTTATCATCACTGGCCCTGGGAACGAGGAagatgacgatgacgatgatgatgatatcGACGAGGCCGATATTGAAGAATGGGATGAATCTGAATCAAATTACATTTCGGAAGATGATCAAATGAATAGTTCGATTAAGCAAGATTCATATCTTCACAGGGAACTCAGCACAAATAACAATATAGATATTAACAACTCTTCTGCTCAAATTCCCCGATTTAGATGTGAATTCTGTTCAGCTGAATATTCAGTGTTGGAGCAACTTGAAAAGCACATCACTAGTCACAAAgaagagaaaattttcaaatgtttttactGTCCTAAAACGTTTCACTTTGCCAAAAATTTGAATATGCACATAGAATATATACATTCGAAAGTGAAATATTCACAAAAGATTGCTACCAAAAGCATAAACGTAGCACAACATTGCCGTCTAGTCAATAACGAGATAAACAATACTGCGTCTATCAACACCAGTGGTGcgcaaaatatgaataatatCCTGATTCGAAATGGAAAACCTACGACTATTCATTCAGCAAGTTCAACGGGTCGCATACCTGCAGCTCGTGTCAGTAATCACGAGTGTCATGTATGCCATAAGTCTTTCAACGATCTTCGTCAGCACATGTTGCTTCATGACGGTGAGAAACCCTACAAATGCGATGTCTGTTCTAAATCTTTTTTTAATGCATCGACTCTAAAAACGCACTATCGTGTGCACAGCGACGAAAACCCTTTCCGATGTACTACTTGCACAAAAGTTTTCGATAACGCACGCAGTCTGGAATTGCACTACCGAACCCATACAG GTGAGCGCCCATATTCGTGTGACGTCTGCTTGAAGAAGTTCTCGTGCTCTTCAAATTTGAAACGACATCGGAAACTGCATGATCGAGATTGA